In Buchananella sp. 14KM1171, the genomic stretch TCTCCGGCCCGACCGGCCGGACCGGCCGGACCGGTCTCGGTACCGAAGTTGAGCGCCCCCAGCGCCGCCCAGCGCGGGTCAACCACGTCGTGGGAGTGCCCGTCCTCTGCCTCCCGCAGCGGGATGCCGCACTCGGAGCACAGGCCGGGGCAGTCCGGCTCGCAGACTGGGTCGAAGGGCAGGTCCAGCACGATCGCGTCGCGCACCACGGACTCCAGGTTGACCTCTGTACCCTCGCTCTCCAGCATGTCCTCGGCCTCCTCGTCGCCCTCCGCCATCGCGGCGGCGCGAGTGCCGGGGTTGAAGAACATTTCGGTGGCGTCCACGCGGGTGCGCACCGAGAAGTCGCGCAGGCAGCGCACACAGCTGCCCTGAATCTCCACCTCGGTGCCCACCTGGGCCAGCACGCCGTCGCTGACCTGCGTCAGCGTGACGTCCAGGTCCAGCACCGTGCCGTCGGGGACGCCCGCCACCGTGGTCTGCATGTCCACCGCGGGGGCGGTGAGCTGGTAGGTGCGCATCGCGCCCGGGCTGCGGCCCAGGTCGTGAATCGAGATCACATAGGGGTTAGGCATCTAGTTTTCCTCCACACTTACCTGCCAGGCGGCGCCGGGCTTGCGCTGCGGGGTCACCGCCGCGAAGGCGGGCTTGCCCTGGGAGCGGGACAGGCGGCGGGCGATCTCCTCACGCCCGGCCTCCGCCTCTCCCCGCACGGCGTCTGCGGTGCTGACCAGCGCGGCGAGCACCGAGTCAGCGTATTCGTTCGCGCCCGTCACCAGCGAGTCGGCCTTCTTCTTGGCGGCCTCCTCGCGCGCCCTGGCGCGCCCGGTTGCCTCCTGCTCCAGTTGGGCGGCGCGCTGCTGGGCGGCCTGCACGATCGCGTCCTTGCTGACCATCTCCTCGGCACGGGCGTTGGCGCGGGCCAGCAGGGCGTCGGCCTCCGCGCGGGCCTCAGCCACGATGCCCTCCGCCGCCCGGTTGGCGTCAGCGACGATGCCCTTGGCGCGTGCCTCGGCGGCCGCCACCGCGTCCTCTGCGGCGTGGCGGGCCATGGAGCGCTCGGTGTCCGCCTCGTCCTGGGCGCGGGCGAGCACGGAATCGGCGCTGGAGAGGACGTCGTCCGCCTCCCACAGGTCAACGGGAATGGCCTCGTTGAGGGCGTCGAGCATCATCAACATCTGCGGACCCGGCACCAGCACGGACGTGGTCATCGGCATGGAGCGGGCGTTTTCCACCAGCTCGCGGACCTCGGCAAGAATTGCCAGGGCCTTGTCGGCGCGGGCGTCAGCTTCGGACGGAACAGCTTCCAAGAGGACTCCTAGGAATGAGAGGAAGGGTTACGGCAGGCCAGTGCCCGGGCGACCGCCGGAGACACAAGAGAGGTGACGTCCCCGCCGTGGCGAGAGATGTCCCGCACGAACGAGGAGGAGATGTGCGCCATCTCCTGGGCGCACGGCAGCAAAACGGTATCAACACCGAGGTGGCGGTTGATGAGCGCCAGGGCCAGCTCGCCCTGGGCGTCGCCGGAGTCCCGCACCCCCTTGATCAGGGTGGCCGCCCCGATCCGCTGGGCGAAGTCGGCGACCAGGCCATCCACGGCCTCCACCCGCACGTTCGGGGCACTCACGCTGGCGCGGATCAGCTCCACGCGCTCCTGCGGGGCGAACATGGGCTGCTTGGCCGCGTTCTCCGCGACGGCCACAACCACCTCCTCGAAGAGGGCGGCGGCGCGCTCAATCACGTCCACGTGCCCCAGGGTGGGCGGATCGAAAGATCCAGGGAAAACCGCGATCGACATGCCCCCACCCTAACGGGGCTCCGCCCCGCTCTCCGGTAGGCGCGGCTGGAGGAAGTGCACCTGGGTGTCCCCGTACTTCTTGGCGGGCAGCTCCTCCAGGGACTCGGGCCAGGTGGGGGCCTGCCCCCGGGCGGCGCGCTCCACCACCAGCACCCCGTCGGGGGCCAGCCACGCGGCCGCTGCGCTCACCACGGCCTCCAGGGTCTGCGTGGGGATGTCGTAGGGCGGGTCCAGCAGGATCAGGTCCGCCCCGCCCGTGAGCGGCGCGGTGGCGAAGTACGCGGCCACGTCGGCCGCGACCACCTCCACCTGCGCCCCCAGGCCCAGGGAGCGCACGTTCTGCCGGCACACGGCGGCGGCCTTGGCGTTCTTCTCGATCAGCACCACCTTGCGAGCTCCCCTGGAGGCGGCCTCGAGCCCGAGCGCGCCGGAGCCGGCGTAGCCGTCTATCACCACGGCGCCGCGCACCACGCCCAGGTGGTCCAGGCGGGAAAACAGGGCCTCGCGCACGCGCTCCGAGGTGGGGCGAGTCCCCTTGGGCGGCACCGCCAGGGCCCGCCCACCAAACCTTCCGGCCACTATTCGAGTCATGCCCACCACCCTAACGAAGTACCGCCCCCCGCCGCGTTCGCCGCCCCCTTGACCCGGGCAGGGCCGACGCTCCGCCGGCCGCCCCGAGGCACGCGCGGCCCCTGGTCGCGCCCCACCCCGAGGCACGCGCGCCCTTCCGAGTCCCCCCGGCACCGAGCGGCGGGCGAGCCGGCGAAGCGGGGAAAGACTGGTGCCCGGGGCCGCGAAGCGACCCCGGGCACCCGGTGTGGTTTCGCGCTCAGTCGGTGACGATGGGCAGGCCCAGGTCTGCGGAGGCCTGCTGGAAGCCGCCAGCGTTGGTGACGTTCTGGAAGCCCATGCCCTTCATCTGCTCCACGGCCTGGCCGGAGCGGTTGCCGGAGCGGCAGTAGACCAGGTAGGTGCCGGCCGGGTCCAGCTCGCCGATCTTGGTGGCGAAGTCCGCGGAGTTGACGTCGATGTTGATCGCGCCCTCCAGGTGGCCGGCGGCGAACTCCTCCGGGGTGCGCACGTCGATCAGCACGGCCTCGGCCGCAACCTCCTGGCCGGCCGAAGCCTCCTGACCGGCGGCGGGCGCGCTGGCGGCCTCGGCGGGGCGGGAGGCCGGGGCGGCCTCGTTGCTGGAGCAGCCGGCCAGGGCGGTGGCGGCGACGATGGCGGCAGCTGCGGCCAGGGCACGCATGGGCTTGGCGGTCACGTTGTTTCCTTCCGGTGGTCAAAAGCGGCACGGCCGCAGATAGGTCGTTTGCCTGCGGGCGGCGGGCGGGGCGTCGGCCCTCCCTGCTCCAGGCACCAACGTTCCTAACGCCCCTGTCAGTTGCATTATTCCCGGCTGTGCGCGGCTAGTTAGCATGGCCTCATGTACGTCCCCGCACACTTCGTCCTGCCGCCCGATCACGTGGAGGCAATCCTGTCCGACGTGGTCTTTGGCAATCTGGTCACGCCCCACGCTGACGGCCCGCAGGCAACCCCGCTTCCGTTCTACCGGGACCGCGAGCGCGGTGTGCTGGTGACCCATTTGGTGCGCAACAACCCGCAGGCCACCACGCCGATCACCGGACCTGGGCTGCTGTTGGTGGAACGGGGTGACTCCTACATCTCTCCGACCTGGTACGCCACCAACGCGGCCATGCCGAACGTGCCCACGTGGGACTACATCACGCTGCAGGTGCGCGGCGCCGTGACCGTGGACCTCTCCCCCGAGGCGGCGCTGGAGGCGGCGCGCCGCCTGACGGCCTTCTACGAGCCCGATTCGGTGCTGGACGCGGTGGGGCAGGCCAAGCTGGAGCGAATGGCCCGCGCGATCGCGGCGGTGGAGATCAGCCTGGATGAGGTGGTCGGCAAGGCGAAGATGAGCCAGAACCGCCACCCGGACGACGTGCTCAGCGTCATCGCCAAGTTCGAGGAGCTGGGCCTGAGCGAGATGGCCCGGTTCCTGCGGGAGGTGTCGCTGCCCTACGCCCGCAAGCGCTTTGCCAAGATCAAGCAGCTGCGCGATGTGCGCCTGGCCGCCCCGCTTTCCGGCGGTTGCCCCGCCAGCGCCCTGGATTACGGGGGCCAGTAGGCCTACCGGTGCGTGGCGTTGCGGCGGGGTGGACGACGTTGCCGCCGCGCCGCCCGGATCACGCGGCCAGATTGCGCGGCCGGTTTGTGGGCGTGGCCGCCTAGTCCACCAGCTTGGCCGGCCGCCAGCCCATTGCCGAGCTGAGCACGGCCAGCTGGGTGGCGGCGCGCAGCTGCTCCACGCTGATCGAGGCCTCCCGCAGCTCGCCGCGCTCCAGGGCCACCTGCCGGCCGATTCCCGGCAGGCAGCCGTCCTGCACGGGCGGGGTGAGCCACTGTCCGCCGATGCGCGCGGCCAGGTTGCCCACCGTGGTCTCGGTGACTAGGCCATCTCGGTTGACTAGCACCACGTCGTCGCGGCCCGGGTGGCGGGCGCGGGCCGCCTCAAAGTCGACTCGGTTGGTGGTCTTGTGGCGCCGCCAGGCCGCCACGAAACCCGGCTCGCGCGCGTCGGGGCGGTCCAGCCCCAGGCGCAGCGGCAGCGGCGTGCGCGCCGGGGCGCGCGTGGAGAAGGCGGCGGTGCCGTCGCGGCGCAGCTCTAGCCTGCCAAGCAGTAATGGAGCCTGCCAGGGATCCTCTGGCGTCCACACGGCGGCCTGAGCGTTCGGCAAGGCAGAGTCTTTACCCGGTGCGGCGGCTTCACCCGGCACGGGCAGAGCAGCCAGGGCGGCGGCGATCTGGCTCTCTAGGAGGGCGGTGAGGGCGGCAGCGTCGTACCCGAATCCCAGGGCCTGCGCGGAACGGCTCAACCTGGCCAGGTGGCGCTCCAGGTGGCGCGCACCGGCGGCGGTCAGGGCGAAGGTCTCGATCAGGGCGAAGTCGTCCTGTCCGTGCAGCACGCGGGTCTTGGTCAGCAGCTCGGCGTACTCCCCCGCTGGCGTGGACTGCCAGGTCACCCCGCCGCCCACGCCGTACTCGGCCCGCCCGGTGGAGCGGTCCAGGGCGACGGTGCGGATGGCCACGGAGAAGGCCCCCCGGCTGGTGCCGGTGAAGCAAGCGCGCCGTTCGCCCGCGCTGCCCGCCGCCGGCTCGATGAATCCGATCGCCCCGCAGTAGATCCCGCGCGGGGAGGACTCGAGCTCGGCGATCAGGTCCATCGTGGACTTCTTGGGCGCGCCCGTGATCGAACCGCACGGGAACATGGCCCCCATCAGGTCAGCCAGCCCGGCGTCCTGCCTGGCCGTGGCCGCCACGGTGGAGGTCAGCTGCCAAACGGTCGGGTAGGCCTCCACGGAGAACAACGCCGGCACGTGCACCGAGCCGACCTCGGCGACGCGGGCCAGGTCGTTGCGGATCAGGTCCACGATCATCACGTTCTCCGCCGTGTCCTTGCCGCTCTGCGCCAGGCTTTGGCGCAGCTTTTCGTCGCTGGCCGGGTCACCGCCGCGCGGGGCGGTGCCCTTCATGGGCACGGACCTCAGCCGCCCGCCGTCCCACTCCAGGAAGCTCTCCGGGCTGGCGCTCAGCAGCGCCCAGTTGCCCGCCTCCAGGTAGGCGCAAAACGCGCCGCGCTGGCGCTCGGCCAGGTCCAGGTAGTAGGCGTAGGCGTCTCCGGCGAACCGGGCGCGCGCCCTGGTGGTGAGGTTCACCTGGTAGGTGTCCCCGCGCGCGATCGCGGCCTTGACCCGCTCCACGGCCGCCGCGTGCTGGGCGCGGTCCCAGTCCAGCTCCCACGGGGTGAGCCGGTAGGGGCGGGGCGCGGCGCCCTGGCCCGCCACAGGCGTGGGCTCGGCGCCGCTTTCCCCGCCCGGAGGCTCGCTCACGCCGCCCAGCGGCTCGATCAGCGGGGCACCGCACACGGCGAACCACGCCAGGGGCAGGGCATGCAGGGCTTGGGCGCCGGGCGCCGCCGGGGCGGCAAGCACGCCGGGCGCGGCGGGGGCGCCGGCCTGCCGCACGCTCAGGCTGGGGTCCAGCCCGGGGGCGGCCTCGTAGGCCAGGAAGCCGTAGACCCACCGCCCGTTCTCCACCGCCTGCTGCGCGGTGTGGAGCACGCCGGTCACCTGGTCGCTGCGGTGGGCCACCAGGACGCGCTCGGGGGCGCCAAATAGCAGGGAACGCCCGGCGCGGTAGTCGTCGAAGCGCGCGGCGGGCGGGGTGGGGATTGCCTGGGTGCTCATCGCCTCCATGGTCCCACAGGGCCGCGCTCAGGACCGGCGCAGGTTGGCCTCCTGCTCTGCGGAGAGGTGGCGGTCCACCGCCGCGCGCAGGGCCGGGTTTCGCTCCAGCTCGCCGGCGGCCACGGCCGCTCGGGCCGCGCCGCGCGCGTCGGCGATCAGGTCCGCGTCCCGCGTGACCCGCAGCAGTTTCAGCGAGGAGGCCCGGCCCGACTGGCTGCGCCCCAGCACGTCACCCTCGCTGCGCAGCGCCAGGTCCTCCTCCGCGAGCGCGAAGCCGTCGGTGGTGGCGGCGAAGGCGGCCAGTCGGCGCCCGGCCAGGGAGTCTGGCAGGGCGTGGGTGACGGCGATGCACAGGGAGGGCTTGGAGCCGCGCCCCACCCGGCCGCGCAGCTGGTGGAGCTGGGAGATGCCGAAGCGCTCGGCGTCCAGGATCACCATCATGGTGGCCGCCGGCACGTCCACGCCCACCTCGATCACGGTGGTGGACACCAGCACCGGGGTGCGCCCGGCCACGAACGCGTCCATGGCCGCGCCGCGCTCCTCCGCGCTGAGACGGCCGTGCATCTTGCCGATCCCGATTCCGGCCAGCGCCTCCAGGCCGGCCAGTTCGGCGGCCACGTCCTCCACGCTGGCCAGGGTCGACGCTGCCTGCGCGCCCGCCCCCCGCGCTTCTGGCCCACGTGCTTCCGGTCCCTGCGCTTCCGGCCCGTCCTCCAGGCCGGGCAGGGTGTCGCCGCCCGCGCCCGGCAGTTCGGGGGTGCCGGTGCGCGCAGAGGCCGGCTTGTCGGCATGGCCGGGCGGAACGTCGTCCCCCTGCCCCTCCTCCTCTTCGCCGCTGATGCGGGGCACCACCACGTAGACGCGGCCGCCCGCCTTCACCTCCTCTGCGGCGCGCTGCCAGATGCGGCGGTACCAGGCCTGGTTGGCGGCGGAGGCGATGAAGGTCTCCACTGGGCGGCGGCCCGCCGGCAGCTCGGTGAGGGCGGAGACGTCCAGGTCCCCGAACACGCTCATGGCGATGGTGCGCGGGATCGGGGTGGCGGTCATGACCAGCAGGTGCACGCCGGTGGTGGCGCGCTCGCGCAGCACCTCGCGCTGCTCCACGCCGAAGCGGTGCTGCTCGTCCACCACCACCAGGCCCAGGGAGGCGAAGGCCACGCTTTCGCTGAGCAGGGCGTGGGTGCCCACCACGATGCCGGCGCTGCCGGCGGCTATCTCCGCTAGGGCGGCGCGCCGACGCGGGGCGCTCAGGTTGCCCGTCAGGAGGACCACCCGGGTGGCGTCCGCCGCGCCGTCCAGCATCCCGCCCGCGCCCAGCTCTCCCAGCAGGCTGGTGATGGAGGCGAAGTGTTGCTGGGCCAGTACCTCGGTGGGGGCCAGCAGCACCGCCTGGGCACCGGCGTCCACCACCTGCAGCATGGCGCGCAGCGCCACGATCGTCTTGCCGGCGCCCACGTCTCCCTGCAGCAGGCGCTGCATGGGCACCGTGCGGGTCAGGTCGGCGCTGATCTGGCGCCCCACCTCCACCTGCCCGGCCGTGAGCGGGAAGGGCAGGCGCTCATCGAAGGCGCGCAGCAGCGGACCGAGCGCTGCGGGGCGCGGCTGGCCGGTGTCCGACCGCCCCGGCTCCAGCGGCGCGGGCCGCCCGCAGGCCGGTGCCGCCTCCTCCTCCGCCTCGGCGCGCGCCTGCGCCAGGCCCGCCTGCAGCACAAAGGCCTCCTGGAAGGCCAGGAAGCGGCGGGCGCGCTGGTAGTCGGCCCGGTCCCGGGGCCGGTGGATCGCGCCGTAGGCGGCAAAGGTAGAGGGATAGCCGCGCGGCTCGCGCACGCTTGCCGGCACGGCGTCCGGCACGTCGCCGGGGGTGAGGCTGTCCAGCACCACGCCCACCGCGCGGGCGATGGCCCACGTGGGCAGCCCGGCGGTGGAGCCGTACACCGGGATGGGTCGCTGCGTGCGCTCGCGCACCTCCTCCTGGCTTAGGTCCTCCCCCAGCACCTCGTAGTCCGGGTGGGTCAGCTGGCGGGTGCCGCGATACGTGGTGACCGTGCCGGCGAACAGGCCCACCGCGCCCGGGCGCAGGCGGTTTTCGTGCATCCGCAGCGCACCGGCGTGCTTGGCGAAGAACGTCAGGGACAGCTCGCTGGTCCCGTCCGTGATCCGCACCGCCAGCAGGGAGCCGCCCCGGTTGCGCATGGGCCGCGACTGGCTGGCCACCACCCGGGCCTGCACCGTCACCGCGCTGCCCTCCTCCAGCGCCGCGATCGGGGTGAGCTGCCCCCACTGCTCGTAGCGGCGCGGGAAGTGCTCCAGCAGGTCGGCGCCCGTGTTGAGGCCCAGCTTGGCCAGCTTCTTCGCGGTGGCCGCCCCCACCAGGGCAGACAGCGGCTCCTGCAGCGGGCTGGCCGCGCCCAGCTCCCGCGCGGCCCGCGCCGCCGGGGGCCTGCCGGCCCGGGCCGATGCCGGCCCTTCAGACGGGGTGCGCTCGGCCACCGCCTACTCCGCAGCCAGGAGAATGCTGGGCACGTCCGTGCCGGCGTCCACCACCACCACGTCCAGGTCCGCGAACGTGGACTCCGGCAGCCGCTCCAGGCCGTGCCGGTCGGTGCGGTCCAGGCTGCCCGAATAGAGGGCCCGGTCGGTGAGGTCGAGCAGGCGCTCGGCCACCTGATCCACTAAGGCCCGCTCGGCGTCCCCGGAGACCAGGAAGGTGATCACCTCCGGCTCGTCGCGCAGCAGCTCGCGCAGGCTCTCCACCAGCTCGGCCTCCTCCACGTGGCCGGTGTGGTGGGCGGTGCGCAGGCGGCTTAGGGCGGCCCGGGCGCGCTCGCCCAGCTCCTCCTCCTGCGCCTGGGCGCCCAATCCGGCCGGGAGCGGGGCGGCCTGCGCCAGGGTAACCGCCAGCATCTCCAGCTCGTTGCGGCTGGGGGCCACGAACAATCTGGTGGCGCGCCGGTGCAGCTGCCCCAGCCGGTAGGAGCGTGCCAGTGCGTGGGCGACGTCGGCGGCGGCGCCGTCGCACGGAATGACCGCCACCAGGGGGGCGCCGGTCTCCAGGGCAGCCCGGTCTATGGCGCTGCGACTGTGGGCGGCCACCTCGCTAGTCAGCAGCACCACCACGGCGCCGGTGCGGGCCAGCTGCTCCACCAGGCCGGGGCTGCGCGTGATCGCCACCAACCCGGCCCCCTGCGCCGTGGCCGCCCGCCCGCCCGCGTGCCCCGGCCGCTCCAGCATCCGCACGCCGGCGTGCCCCGGCAGGGCGGAGACGGGATCCTCCGCAGCAGAGAGCCACGAGACGGGCTGCAGGTAGCGCACGCACACGTGCCGCAGGTCCGCGAAACGATTGGAGGCGGCCCAGCCCAGCTGCGCGGCGCAACGCCCCGCGAAGTCCTCCGGCAGCCCGGCGAACAGGCCGGCCGTGCCGCCGTGCGCCACCTGGGCGTCGCGCGGCGCCAGCAGGGCCGCCAGCGGCTGCTTGGTGTGCACGTGCACCTGCCACAGTCCCCCACCGATCTCGTCCTCCGTGCCCGTCACCGCCACGGAGTTGCCGATCTGGGTCAGGCGTTCGCGCACCGCCTGGGCGGTGGCGGCGGAGGCGTCCAGCAGGTACATGACCTCGAACTCGTCCACCAGGGGGGTCTGGGATTCGCCGCCCCACTGCTCGGGCATGTCGGTGAGCATACGCTGGAACACGTCCGGGTAGACCGGGTCCGCCCCGTAGAGCTGGGCCAGCGCCGCCAGGATGACGCCCAGGCCGATCGTGCCCGCGTCCGGGTACGGGGTGGGGCCGGCCTCCACCGAATAGATCGAGTCGGCTACCGCCAGGGTGGCCGTCAGCACGACCAGTCCGATGGTGGGCTGCAGTTCACCCAGGTCGCTGGCGCGCTCGGGGCCGGGCGCGCTGGCCGCCGGCGCGCCGCCGGCCAGCTGGGGCAGGTAGTCCAGCACGGCGGGAACCACGCGGTCCAGGGCGGTCAGGATCGTGCCCTCCACGGGCTCGCTCACGGCCTGGCGCGCCCCCAGCGCCATCTGCTCGAACGCGTCCACCAGGTCCACCTCGCGCAGCTGGGCGCGTCCCTCGCAGTGGGAGGCCAGGGATTGCAGCATCTGCGACAGGATCACCCCGGAGTTGCCGCGCGCCCCCAGCAAGGCCCCGCGCGCGGCCGCCGCGGTCACGGCCTCCAGGTCGCGTTTGCCGTGCATGTGGTCGATGGCCTCCAGCGCGGCCTCCAGGGTGGCGAGCATGTTGGTGCCCGTGTCAGAGTCCGCCACCGGGAAGTGGTTGAAGTAGTTAATCGTGGCCCGGTTTTGCGCCAGCTTGTCTGCGGCTGCCTTCAGCCACGCCTCCACTATCGCGCCGTCAAAGGCGGGTTCCTTGAACGCGTGTTCGTCTCTCACCGGGCCCTCCTCACCGCATTAGCCTACTTCGCTGGCGCGGTGGAACCGGGCGCGCGGCCCCGATATCGTGGCTCGCGGCCGCCCGCGCGGGTGGTCCCGTGCACCGATTCGCTCGCCTTCGCGGCGGCTGTGGGCAGTTACACAGCGCCGGAAGCGGGCGCAAACTTGGGATAATTTCCGCGATCGGCTATCCTTGCACGGTTGCTTGAGACGGCCTGCCGGTCGTTTTGGGCGGGCGAGCTACTATCCGTAGCCGCTTGCAAGCTTTAAAGATCAGGAGAACGACCGTGGCTTCCACCTGCGATGTGTGCGGCAAGGGCCCGAGCTTCGGCAAGAGCGTTTCGCACTCCCACGTGCGTACCTCCCGCCGCTGGAACCCGAACATTCAGCGCGTGCGCGCGCTCGTTGACGGCACCCCCAAGCGCGTGAACGTCTGCACCACCTGCCTCAAGTCTGACCGCGTCACCCGTCGCGTGTCTGCCTGAGCAGTCTGAAGGAACCCGGCCCTCGCGGCCGGGTTTTTTCTTTGCCCCGCGCGGGTCCTTGCGGGCAGCCTGCCGCCCGGCGCGGCGGCGTCCCTTAGCGTTGCAGGTGGTCCCAGCCGGTTTTCTGCACGACGTTCCCCACGGCCTGACCCAGGACCGTTACCTCCGGCGCGCCGGCCTGGGCGCAGCCGCCGATCACCTGGAAGCCCGCCGCGGCGGCGACCTGTGGCGTGGGGAAGGTGGCCAGCATAGCGTGGTCCTCGCCGCCGGTGAGCATCCACTGACGCACCCGGGCCTCGACCTGCCCGGCGGGCACGCCGAGCCACTGGGCGCAGCGGCGCAGCAGCGTCGCCACGCCGGGTAAGCCGTTCCCGCTGGGCGGGGCTCCCCCGCTGGGCTGGCTCCCCGCGTCGGGCAGCTCGGGTCCGGTGCGCTGTGCTAGCTTGCCGGGCACGCCTTGGCCGCCGGGAGTGGCACCCCAGACACGCTGGTCTAGGTCGATGGCCACGCCGCTGGCGCGGGCGATCCGGCCGACGTCTCGCAGCAGCCCGTCGGAGACGTCCATCATCGCGCTCGCCCCGGCTTGTGCGGCGGCCACGCCGGCACTCAGGTTGGGCGTGGGCGCCTTGAAGATGCCCAGGCAGTGGGCGGCTGCTGCGGCCGGACTGCCTGTGGCGGCCCGGCGGAGCTCGTCCTCCACGCGCGCCCGCTCTGGTCGCGGCAGGCCGCGCAGCTGCGCGGCCACCTCGAGGCCCGCGGCCGACAGGCCCAGCGTGCCGGACACGGCTACCGCGTGGCCGGCCCGGGCGCCGGAGCGCAGCACCGGCGCCCGGCCCTCCAGGCTCCCGAGTGCAGTGATGGAAACAGTGAGCACGGGCCCGCTGGTGATGTCGCCTCCCACCACGCCGGCCCCGGCCTTCTCGCAGCGCTCCCCCAGGCCCCGCGCGAACTCGTTGACCCAGTCGGCCTGCAGCCCCGGTGGCAGGGACAGGGCACAGACCAGGGAGGTGGGCACAGCCCCCATCGCGGCCACGTCGGCCAGGTTCTGGGCGGCGGCGCGCGCCCCGATCTCGTAGGGGCTGGAGACGTCCAACCAGAAGTGGCTGGATTCCACCAGCATGTCTGTGGTGACCACGTCAGCTCCGCGCACCACCGCGCAGTCGTCTCCCGGGCCCACCACGGTGTGGGCGCCCACGGGCAGGGCGGGCAGGAAGCCCGCGATGAGGGCCTCCTCGCCCCCGACTGCCGCCGTCATCAGCCGCGCGCCTGGGCCAGGGAGGAGGCGTGCAGCAGGATCGCGGCCGCGCCGGCCACGTTGAAGGATTCGGCGTGCCCGCGCAGGGCGATCCGCACGGAAGCGTCGCAGGCCGCCAGCTCAGCCTCGCTGAGCCCGCGGGCCTCGTTGCCGAACACCCACGCGGTCGGCCCGCCCAGCTCCGGCCCCTTCGCCGGCCCCTTCGCCGGTCCCTTCGTTGCCCCGCCCAGCTCCGGTTGCGCCGCTTGCCCGCCAGCTTGCCCGGCCGCCGCACTCGTCTTGGCCCCGCCGTTCAGGCTGGCGACCAGCAGCTCTTCCAGGCTCACCTCGCCGTAGCCGTGCGCGGCCAGCACCTGCAGGCCCGCCGCGCGCAGCTCGGCCACGGCCGCGCCGAACTCCACGCCCCGCACGATCGGCAGGTGGAACACGGAGCCCACGGAGGAGCGGATCACCTTCGGGGAGGTCACGTCGGCGCCGCCCTTGGCGACCACCACGGCCTGCGCACCGCAGGCGTCGGCCAGGCGGATGATGGTGCCCACGTTGCCGGGATCCTGCGCCTCGGCCAGCACCGCCACCAGGCGGGCGCCCTCCCACCGCTCCAACCGGGCGGCCACGGCGGCAGCGTCGGCCACCGCAATTATCCCCTGGGCGTCGCCGCTCATCGCGTCGGCCACGGCCTGGCTCACCAGGTGCACGTAGCGCGTCACGCGCCGCGCGGCCTCCCACAGCTGCCCGTAACGCTGCGCGGCCGCCTCAGTGAAATAGACGTCCCGCACCGTCTCGCCCCGGTGGGCCAGCAGCTCGCGCACGGCCTGCGGCCCCTCTACCAGGATCAAGCCGGTGCGGGAACGAGCAGAGCGCCCGGACAACGCCGCCACCCTTTTCGCTCTCTCGGAGCGAGGATTGGCGAGCACGTCCGGGCGCTCTTGCGTCAACGCGCTGGGCTTCAGGCAGCCGCGGCGTTCACGTCGGCCGGCAGGGCGGCCTTGGCGGCGGCGACGATCGCGGCGAAAGCGGCGGCGTCGTTCACGGCCAGCTCGGCCAGCATCTTGCGGTTGACCTCGATGCCGGCCAGGTTCAGGCCCTGGATCAGGCGGTTGTAGGTCATGCCGTTGGCGCGAGCCGCAGCGTTGATGCGCTGGATCCACAGGCGGCGGAAGTCGCCCTTGCGGTCCTTGCGGTGGTCGAAGGCGTAAACGAAGGAGTGAGTGACCTGCTCCTTGGCCTTGCGGTAGAGGCGAGAGCGCTGCCCGCGGTAACCGGAGGCCTGCTCGAGTACGGTACGACGCTTCTTCTTGGCGTTAACAGAACGCTTTACACGTGCCATTTCTTCTTAACCTCTTCCTAGATCACTTGCCGAGCAGACGCTTGACGGCCTTCAGGTCGGCCTGGGCCACC encodes the following:
- a CDS encoding TrmH family RNA methyltransferase, which gives rise to MAALSGRSARSRTGLILVEGPQAVRELLAHRGETVRDVYFTEAAAQRYGQLWEAARRVTRYVHLVSQAVADAMSGDAQGIIAVADAAAVAARLERWEGARLVAVLAEAQDPGNVGTIIRLADACGAQAVVVAKGGADVTSPKVIRSSVGSVFHLPIVRGVEFGAAVAELRAAGLQVLAAHGYGEVSLEELLVASLNGGAKTSAAAGQAGGQAAQPELGGATKGPAKGPAKGPELGGPTAWVFGNEARGLSEAELAACDASVRIALRGHAESFNVAGAAAILLHASSLAQARG
- a CDS encoding ATP-dependent DNA helicase RecG codes for the protein MSALVGAATAKKLAKLGLNTGADLLEHFPRRYEQWGQLTPIAALEEGSAVTVQARVVASQSRPMRNRGGSLLAVRITDGTSELSLTFFAKHAGALRMHENRLRPGAVGLFAGTVTTYRGTRQLTHPDYEVLGEDLSQEEVRERTQRPIPVYGSTAGLPTWAIARAVGVVLDSLTPGDVPDAVPASVREPRGYPSTFAAYGAIHRPRDRADYQRARRFLAFQEAFVLQAGLAQARAEAEEEAAPACGRPAPLEPGRSDTGQPRPAALGPLLRAFDERLPFPLTAGQVEVGRQISADLTRTVPMQRLLQGDVGAGKTIVALRAMLQVVDAGAQAVLLAPTEVLAQQHFASITSLLGELGAGGMLDGAADATRVVLLTGNLSAPRRRAALAEIAAGSAGIVVGTHALLSESVAFASLGLVVVDEQHRFGVEQREVLRERATTGVHLLVMTATPIPRTIAMSVFGDLDVSALTELPAGRRPVETFIASAANQAWYRRIWQRAAEEVKAGGRVYVVVPRISGEEEEGQGDDVPPGHADKPASARTGTPELPGAGGDTLPGLEDGPEAQGPEARGPEARGAGAQAASTLASVEDVAAELAGLEALAGIGIGKMHGRLSAEERGAAMDAFVAGRTPVLVSTTVIEVGVDVPAATMMVILDAERFGISQLHQLRGRVGRGSKPSLCIAVTHALPDSLAGRRLAAFAATTDGFALAEEDLALRSEGDVLGRSQSGRASSLKLLRVTRDADLIADARGAARAAVAAGELERNPALRAAVDRHLSAEQEANLRRS
- the rpmB gene encoding 50S ribosomal protein L28; translation: MASTCDVCGKGPSFGKSVSHSHVRTSRRWNPNIQRVRALVDGTPKRVNVCTTCLKSDRVTRRVSA
- a CDS encoding DAK2 domain-containing protein codes for the protein MRDEHAFKEPAFDGAIVEAWLKAAADKLAQNRATINYFNHFPVADSDTGTNMLATLEAALEAIDHMHGKRDLEAVTAAAARGALLGARGNSGVILSQMLQSLASHCEGRAQLREVDLVDAFEQMALGARQAVSEPVEGTILTALDRVVPAVLDYLPQLAGGAPAASAPGPERASDLGELQPTIGLVVLTATLAVADSIYSVEAGPTPYPDAGTIGLGVILAALAQLYGADPVYPDVFQRMLTDMPEQWGGESQTPLVDEFEVMYLLDASAATAQAVRERLTQIGNSVAVTGTEDEIGGGLWQVHVHTKQPLAALLAPRDAQVAHGGTAGLFAGLPEDFAGRCAAQLGWAASNRFADLRHVCVRYLQPVSWLSAAEDPVSALPGHAGVRMLERPGHAGGRAATAQGAGLVAITRSPGLVEQLARTGAVVVLLTSEVAAHSRSAIDRAALETGAPLVAVIPCDGAAADVAHALARSYRLGQLHRRATRLFVAPSRNELEMLAVTLAQAAPLPAGLGAQAQEEELGERARAALSRLRTAHHTGHVEEAELVESLRELLRDEPEVITFLVSGDAERALVDQVAERLLDLTDRALYSGSLDRTDRHGLERLPESTFADLDVVVVDAGTDVPSILLAAE
- the thiL gene encoding thiamine-phosphate kinase, yielding MTAAVGGEEALIAGFLPALPVGAHTVVGPGDDCAVVRGADVVTTDMLVESSHFWLDVSSPYEIGARAAAQNLADVAAMGAVPTSLVCALSLPPGLQADWVNEFARGLGERCEKAGAGVVGGDITSGPVLTVSITALGSLEGRAPVLRSGARAGHAVAVSGTLGLSAAGLEVAAQLRGLPRPERARVEDELRRAATGSPAAAAAHCLGIFKAPTPNLSAGVAAAQAGASAMMDVSDGLLRDVGRIARASGVAIDLDQRVWGATPGGQGVPGKLAQRTGPELPDAGSQPSGGAPPSGNGLPGVATLLRRCAQWLGVPAGQVEARVRQWMLTGGEDHAMLATFPTPQVAAAAGFQVIGGCAQAGAPEVTVLGQAVGNVVQKTGWDHLQR